From a region of the Halomonas sp. HL-93 genome:
- a CDS encoding phosphoribosylanthranilate isomerase: MSAGSLTRTRVKFCGFTRHEDVAHAVALGVDALGFVMWPQSSRSINVEQLAVLAAKVPAFVSRVGLFVDPSAELVEACLPHLDLLQFHGDETPEFCDSFGRPWIKALRMRDAIDLALEAERYFQAQALLLDAYRPGTPGGTGESFDWSRIPATLAKPVILAGGLTADNVAQAVHQVMPYAVDVSGGIEASRGCKDAGKMASFVRQVALADAR; the protein is encoded by the coding sequence ATGAGTGCTGGGTCCTTGACGCGTACGCGAGTGAAATTTTGTGGTTTTACCCGCCATGAAGACGTCGCCCATGCCGTGGCGCTGGGCGTGGATGCGCTGGGCTTTGTGATGTGGCCCCAAAGTTCGCGCAGCATCAACGTTGAGCAGTTGGCGGTGCTTGCGGCAAAGGTGCCCGCGTTTGTCAGCCGCGTGGGGCTTTTTGTCGACCCGTCTGCCGAGTTGGTCGAAGCGTGTCTGCCGCACCTGGACCTGCTGCAATTCCATGGTGATGAAACGCCCGAATTCTGTGACAGTTTTGGCCGCCCCTGGATCAAGGCGCTACGCATGCGCGATGCCATTGATCTTGCCCTTGAGGCCGAGCGTTATTTCCAGGCCCAGGCGCTGCTGTTAGATGCCTATCGACCGGGAACTCCGGGCGGCACCGGCGAGTCATTTGATTGGTCGAGAATCCCCGCAACGCTGGCAAAACCTGTTATTCTCGCAGGCGGGCTAACGGCGGATAATGTCGCGCAGGCAGTGCACCAAGTGATGCCTTATGCGGTTGATGTTTCCGGCGGGATTGAAGCTTCTCGCGGTTGTAAGGACGCCGGAAAAATGGCGTCGTTTGTGCGTCAAGTAGCGTTAGCCGACGCCCGTTAG
- a CDS encoding CvpA family protein encodes MALTWIDAAFLAVLALSMLAGFVRGFVREALGLAAWVVALMVARVLAEPVAELMSGFIESFDARLVLAFALVIFAVILLCGIVIRLVHAAVEWVGMGLLNRFAGAAFGVARGAVILLVVTVLITLTPLSELQAWQEAELRPTFIELRNYAISQLDQWGGELPEAPSSLNDITLPDLRQGREL; translated from the coding sequence ATGGCGCTCACCTGGATAGACGCCGCCTTTTTAGCCGTATTGGCTCTTTCGATGTTGGCGGGCTTTGTACGTGGCTTTGTACGTGAAGCGCTGGGGTTAGCGGCTTGGGTGGTGGCGTTGATGGTGGCCCGGGTGCTGGCGGAACCCGTTGCCGAGTTGATGAGTGGTTTTATCGAAAGTTTTGACGCGCGCCTGGTGTTGGCCTTTGCGTTAGTGATTTTTGCGGTGATTCTACTTTGCGGTATTGTCATTCGCTTAGTTCATGCCGCGGTTGAGTGGGTAGGGATGGGTTTACTCAATCGGTTTGCCGGGGCCGCGTTCGGTGTCGCGCGAGGGGCGGTCATACTCTTGGTGGTGACTGTCCTGATTACGCTCACGCCACTTTCTGAGCTGCAAGCGTGGCAGGAGGCCGAGCTACGCCCCACTTTTATCGAATTGCGTAACTATGCCATCAGCCAATTAGATCAATGGGGCGGCGAACTTCCCGAAGCGCCGTCCTCGCTAAACGACATCACGCTGCCTGACTTACGTCAGGGGCGCGAACTTTAA
- a CDS encoding type IV pilus assembly protein FimV — translation MKQVGALAVGLWLSMVGSLGWALDLGPAEVQSRLEEPLQATLPLVDSAEYSPSDLEISVSDQRAFEDAGVEWTSLAGRVQANIQERQGQPVVVLTSDDPVTSPWLDLLLTVSSPDGQQTREMTLLFDPPDYGARDEPAERAPAQPIAEDDASAEPPSREVAQGDAYVRSGDTLWSVAARTKPEQASVQQMMLALLEANPSVFPSGNIHAMRAAQRLNLPDDDRVTARSAEQAATTIREMNTGGQRRDENVPVPVALPEVDGTGESESSAEVQEDESAEPESTSTNQAVASAPATGQNDGQSIEPTVVSAVNVLAGGEQEGANQRAPSPSVAPALALQWQQERDDMRREIATLREEVERLSETVASQQMVSASPAPATERRSIMERLSEYQWWLAMIALILLLALLVIMRRRRQHWEAPPAMAAPGTNQPHTPSASNVSPRRDPSMVSPTPPPQADATMAAEPVNKTATDEAVSRSPAGNIDETYPAYEAPFDRAAMANTQAAGLIEIGQERRLALKALPVGHNPALWLAPPADPLTVAAMLSAMGMRPIEETPAASPGEAQVPADNERAWVIDYQPPTLASSNAPREETPMQPSVEFDTQAPAPTPSPAAREEEWDIEEVAFAPTPRDNSAPSTPGNVDKRR, via the coding sequence ATGAAACAGGTAGGCGCGCTGGCCGTTGGGCTTTGGCTAAGCATGGTGGGGTCATTGGGCTGGGCGCTTGATCTTGGGCCCGCCGAGGTGCAGTCACGTTTAGAGGAGCCACTTCAAGCCACGTTGCCACTTGTCGATAGCGCAGAGTATTCGCCTTCAGACCTTGAAATCAGTGTGTCTGATCAACGTGCATTTGAGGACGCAGGTGTTGAATGGACATCGCTTGCGGGGCGCGTTCAGGCCAACATTCAAGAGCGTCAAGGCCAACCCGTAGTGGTGCTCACCAGCGACGATCCGGTGACGTCGCCGTGGCTTGACCTGCTGTTAACCGTGTCATCGCCCGATGGGCAGCAAACTCGAGAAATGACGTTGTTGTTTGACCCGCCCGATTACGGCGCCCGCGATGAGCCTGCCGAGCGTGCGCCTGCTCAACCCATCGCCGAAGATGACGCGTCCGCTGAGCCACCCAGCCGTGAAGTTGCCCAAGGGGACGCTTATGTACGCAGCGGCGATACGCTGTGGAGTGTTGCCGCGCGCACCAAGCCTGAGCAGGCAAGCGTCCAGCAAATGATGTTGGCATTGCTGGAAGCCAATCCCAGCGTGTTCCCTTCGGGTAATATCCACGCCATGCGCGCGGCCCAACGTCTCAACCTGCCGGACGATGATCGCGTAACGGCCCGCTCGGCGGAGCAGGCCGCTACCACCATTCGTGAAATGAACACTGGGGGGCAACGCCGCGATGAAAACGTCCCCGTTCCGGTGGCGTTACCCGAAGTGGATGGCACTGGCGAAAGTGAATCGTCTGCTGAAGTGCAAGAGGACGAGTCGGCGGAGCCAGAGAGCACTTCAACAAATCAGGCGGTGGCTTCCGCGCCCGCGACTGGGCAAAATGACGGGCAATCGATTGAGCCCACGGTGGTGAGCGCCGTCAATGTGCTTGCTGGCGGGGAGCAAGAGGGCGCGAATCAAAGAGCACCATCACCCTCGGTTGCGCCAGCGCTTGCGCTGCAATGGCAGCAAGAACGCGACGACATGCGCCGTGAAATAGCGACGCTTCGCGAAGAAGTGGAACGGCTAAGCGAAACCGTCGCCTCGCAGCAAATGGTATCCGCCTCGCCAGCCCCGGCAACTGAGCGCCGATCCATTATGGAGCGGCTGAGCGAGTATCAGTGGTGGCTAGCGATGATTGCGTTGATTCTGCTGTTAGCGCTGTTGGTGATAATGCGCCGTCGTCGCCAGCACTGGGAAGCGCCGCCTGCTATGGCGGCGCCGGGCACCAATCAACCTCATACGCCGTCGGCAAGTAACGTAAGTCCTAGGCGTGACCCCTCCATGGTGTCGCCGACGCCACCCCCACAAGCTGACGCAACAATGGCCGCCGAGCCAGTGAACAAAACGGCAACAGACGAAGCGGTCAGCCGGTCACCCGCCGGCAATATCGATGAGACATATCCCGCTTATGAGGCGCCATTTGACCGAGCAGCCATGGCCAATACCCAGGCGGCCGGGCTGATTGAAATTGGCCAGGAGCGCCGTTTGGCGCTAAAGGCGCTACCTGTCGGGCACAACCCTGCGTTATGGCTGGCGCCTCCCGCTGACCCTTTAACGGTGGCGGCCATGCTGTCGGCGATGGGGATGCGGCCGATTGAGGAAACGCCTGCCGCTTCGCCTGGTGAGGCTCAGGTGCCGGCCGATAACGAGCGGGCATGGGTCATCGATTATCAGCCGCCAACGCTGGCCTCAAGCAATGCGCCTAGAGAGGAAACGCCTATGCAACCCTCCGTTGAGTTCGATACCCAGGCGCCTGCACCGACGCCATCTCCTGCTGCCCGTGAGGAAGAGTGGGATATTGAAGAGGTGGCATTTGCCCCCACACCTCGCGATAATAGTGCGCCTTCCACTCCCGGCAATGTTGATAAGAGGCGATGA
- the folC gene encoding bifunctional tetrahydrofolate synthase/dihydrofolate synthase, with translation MSKTLAQWLDYLETLHPVGIELGLARVSQVAERMGLLNRPIAKRVISVAGTNGKGSTLAMIDSVARAHGQRVGTYTSPHLLHYNERVQLNGCMADDDQLVAGFEAVEQARLAPPAISLTYFEAGTLCALWCLVQQPLDLAVLEVGLGGRLDAVNIVDADVAIVTTIAQDHASFLGTDIAQIGREKAGIFRSGRPAVLGSRELPESVLDVAKALQTPVYQLGSHFNQEGEPTARWCWQGCTTDGDPLSLDALPDPGLPLDNAATALQALVLSGLSLAVAPTRGALANLVVPGRMQWRGQWCLDVGHNPHAAAYLAQHLPSVGVGGTQWGVIGMLSDKDADGVIAALSSRISDWVCVSLDGERARHADELAERIAAQGGRVHYCAATPAAGVEWLATRLSPEDRVLATGSFFTVAALLAQPLPQA, from the coding sequence ATGTCTAAAACCCTGGCGCAATGGCTGGACTATTTAGAAACCCTCCATCCGGTGGGCATCGAGTTGGGGTTAGCGCGGGTAAGCCAGGTAGCTGAACGGATGGGGCTTTTAAATCGGCCCATTGCAAAGCGGGTAATTAGCGTCGCAGGCACTAATGGTAAAGGCTCAACCCTGGCAATGATCGACAGTGTGGCACGCGCTCACGGGCAGCGAGTAGGCACCTATACGTCTCCGCATTTGCTGCATTATAACGAACGCGTCCAGCTTAACGGCTGCATGGCAGACGACGATCAATTGGTAGCGGGGTTTGAAGCCGTGGAGCAAGCCAGGCTTGCTCCGCCGGCGATTAGCCTGACCTATTTCGAAGCCGGTACGCTATGCGCTCTGTGGTGTTTGGTTCAGCAACCGCTGGATTTGGCGGTACTTGAAGTCGGCCTTGGCGGACGTTTGGATGCCGTCAATATCGTTGATGCCGATGTGGCCATCGTTACCACCATCGCCCAAGATCACGCCAGCTTTTTAGGTACTGATATCGCCCAAATCGGGCGTGAGAAAGCCGGTATTTTTCGTTCGGGGCGGCCTGCGGTATTAGGCAGCCGCGAACTACCCGAAAGCGTCTTAGACGTTGCAAAGGCGCTACAAACGCCAGTATACCAACTCGGTAGTCACTTTAACCAAGAGGGTGAGCCGACTGCTAGGTGGTGCTGGCAGGGCTGTACCACCGATGGTGACCCGCTGTCACTGGATGCCTTGCCTGACCCAGGCCTACCTCTCGATAACGCCGCCACGGCGCTTCAAGCGCTGGTATTATCAGGACTTTCGCTTGCAGTTGCCCCCACTCGGGGAGCTCTGGCCAATCTGGTGGTGCCGGGGCGTATGCAGTGGCGTGGCCAATGGTGTCTTGATGTGGGTCATAACCCCCACGCGGCAGCCTACCTGGCGCAGCACTTGCCTTCAGTCGGTGTGGGTGGGACTCAGTGGGGAGTGATCGGCATGCTCAGCGATAAAGATGCCGACGGGGTGATCGCCGCGTTATCATCACGTATTAGCGATTGGGTGTGCGTAAGTTTAGACGGCGAACGAGCTCGCCACGCCGATGAACTGGCCGAGCGGATTGCAGCCCAGGGCGGACGCGTGCATTATTGCGCGGCAACGCCCGCAGCAGGGGTGGAGTGGTTGGCGACCCGGCTAAGCCCGGAAGATCGTGTGCTGGCAACAGGTTCTTTTTTTACGGTGGCAGCGTTATTGGCGCAGCCACTGCCACAGGCGTAG
- a CDS encoding SPOR domain-containing protein: MKYGKTERISGIVILLALLAIIVPWLMSDPAPREERPQPNFVIEQPVEAERRDVEAPERPDSIDDPAEQEQVDPGVAAQATEEPLEVDPVSPDTDQLANNDESDDDSASDDEDTSNETEEPSADEQSDPIADLIASNSQAVTDSSEEQSSNEQTESTSQADSNGEWAVQVGSFGDADNAQRLSDQLSEEGFTVYQRERDNEMTTVYVGPFATSEEGETAVSDVKQRANVQGLLVRVRE; this comes from the coding sequence ATGAAATACGGTAAAACGGAACGCATTAGCGGTATCGTCATCTTGCTCGCGCTGTTGGCCATTATTGTGCCTTGGTTAATGAGCGACCCCGCGCCGCGTGAAGAACGTCCACAACCGAATTTTGTGATTGAGCAACCGGTAGAGGCTGAACGTCGTGACGTTGAAGCCCCAGAGCGACCTGACTCTATTGACGATCCGGCCGAACAGGAACAGGTAGACCCGGGTGTGGCCGCCCAGGCGACTGAAGAGCCGCTTGAAGTCGACCCTGTGAGCCCCGATACCGACCAGCTGGCGAATAACGACGAAAGCGATGACGATAGCGCCTCCGATGATGAGGACACTTCGAATGAGACCGAAGAACCTTCAGCGGATGAGCAGAGCGATCCGATAGCCGATCTTATTGCTTCTAATAGTCAGGCGGTAACTGATTCGTCCGAGGAGCAGTCCTCCAACGAGCAGACTGAATCAACCTCTCAGGCAGACTCAAACGGTGAGTGGGCCGTTCAGGTGGGTAGCTTTGGTGATGCGGATAATGCCCAGCGCTTGAGTGATCAGTTAAGCGAAGAAGGTTTTACCGTTTATCAGCGCGAACGCGACAATGAAATGACGACCGTCTATGTTGGCCCTTTTGCAACCTCGGAAGAGGGTGAAACCGCGGTGAGCGATGTTAAGCAACGGGCTAACGTACAAGGCTTGCTGGTTCGAGTTCGGGAATAA
- the truA gene encoding tRNA pseudouridine(38-40) synthase TruA, producing MTLFYHFDETQPLTGRLAMAIEYDGTRFCGFQRLKHAASVQASVEDALSKVAGAPVQIHASGRTDSGVHATRQIVHLDPPAQRSEKAWVFGANTYLPRDVSIRWVKPVSDDFHSRLGALGRRYRYLLLNQISRPVLERHNVTWCRDPLDADAMHRAAQALVGEHDFSSFRAAGCQSKTPWRQMHFVDVKRYGPLVMIDIQGNAFLHHMIRNIAGALASVGRGAQDEDYIERLLALKNRKMGDVTAPACGLHFVDSIYDERFALPKEPLGPNLMAFSGEWTGERELPETPRVAARRKLTFAKKPQETP from the coding sequence ATGACGCTGTTTTACCATTTTGATGAGACGCAACCGTTAACCGGCCGCTTGGCGATGGCCATCGAATATGATGGCACGCGTTTTTGTGGCTTTCAGCGGTTAAAACACGCCGCTTCGGTGCAGGCATCGGTGGAAGACGCGCTGAGCAAAGTGGCCGGTGCGCCGGTGCAAATTCATGCCAGCGGGCGAACTGACTCCGGCGTGCATGCTACCCGTCAGATTGTTCATCTGGATCCGCCTGCCCAACGCTCGGAAAAAGCCTGGGTGTTCGGCGCGAATACTTACCTGCCTCGCGATGTATCGATACGCTGGGTCAAGCCGGTTTCAGATGATTTTCACTCGCGGCTGGGCGCGCTGGGGCGTCGCTACCGTTACCTGCTGCTGAATCAAATCAGTCGCCCGGTGCTGGAGCGGCATAATGTCACTTGGTGCAGAGACCCGCTGGATGCTGATGCCATGCACCGTGCCGCCCAGGCGCTGGTGGGAGAGCATGATTTCTCCAGTTTCCGTGCAGCGGGATGCCAGTCGAAAACGCCGTGGCGACAGATGCACTTTGTTGACGTCAAACGCTATGGCCCGCTGGTCATGATCGATATCCAGGGCAATGCGTTCTTGCACCATATGATTCGCAATATTGCCGGGGCCTTGGCCAGTGTAGGTCGGGGCGCTCAAGACGAAGATTATATCGAGCGGCTGCTGGCGCTCAAGAATCGCAAGATGGGCGATGTCACCGCGCCTGCCTGTGGGCTGCACTTTGTCGACTCGATCTACGATGAGCGGTTTGCGCTGCCCAAAGAGCCGCTGGGGCCAAACCTGATGGCCTTTTCCGGGGAGTGGACCGGTGAGCGGGAGCTCCCCGAGACCCCGCGCGTGGCCGCCAGGCGAAAGCTGACCTTTGCCAAAAAGCCCCAGGAGACGCCGTGA
- the purF gene encoding amidophosphoribosyltransferase, giving the protein MCGIVGLLAKQAVNQGIYDALTVLQHRGQDAAGMMTWSEGRFLLRKSNGLVRDVFHTRHMARLKGNLGIGHVRYPTAGSSSEAESQPFYVNSPYGIALAHNGNLTNSEQLKQELFSTDLRHINTSSDSEVLLNVFAHELGKQGLHLEAEDIFDAVRRVHRRCQGGYAAVAIINGFGMVAFRDPHGIRPVVFGTRQAENGQDVMIASESVALDVGGFELERDLSPGEAIFVDMQGKIHTQVCADRPQLRSCIFEHVYLARPDSILDGAYVYGTRMQMGRKLGDRVLNEWPDHDIDVVIPIPDTSRTSALEMAQHLGVTYREGFMKNRYIGRTFIMPGQTQRKKSVRQKLNAIDIEFKDKNVLLVDDSIVRGTTCKQIIQMARDAGARNVYFASAAPPVRYPNVYGIDMPAASELIAHGRTEEEVGQLIGADRIFYQDLEDLKDACREVNPEMEAFDCSVFDGNYVTGDIDDAYLAVLEASRNDLAKDQSAGDHALVDMHNQDDDDLDD; this is encoded by the coding sequence ATGTGCGGTATCGTCGGCCTTCTGGCCAAGCAAGCGGTGAATCAGGGTATTTACGATGCTCTGACCGTTCTTCAGCATCGTGGCCAGGACGCTGCTGGGATGATGACTTGGAGCGAAGGACGCTTTTTACTGCGCAAGAGTAATGGCTTAGTGCGTGATGTGTTCCATACGCGGCATATGGCGCGTCTCAAGGGCAACCTGGGTATCGGTCACGTGCGTTACCCCACCGCTGGCTCCTCCAGCGAAGCCGAATCGCAGCCATTTTATGTTAACTCTCCTTATGGCATTGCGCTGGCCCATAACGGCAATCTGACGAATTCTGAACAGCTCAAGCAGGAGCTGTTTTCGACTGATTTACGCCATATTAATACCAGCTCCGATTCTGAAGTGCTGCTTAATGTGTTTGCCCACGAATTGGGCAAGCAGGGGCTGCACTTGGAAGCTGAAGATATCTTTGATGCCGTGCGTAGAGTCCATCGACGCTGTCAGGGCGGTTATGCCGCCGTGGCGATCATTAACGGCTTTGGCATGGTGGCGTTTCGTGATCCTCACGGCATCCGGCCGGTGGTGTTTGGTACGCGCCAGGCGGAAAACGGCCAGGATGTCATGATTGCCTCCGAATCAGTTGCCCTGGATGTGGGCGGCTTTGAGCTTGAGCGGGATTTGTCGCCTGGCGAAGCCATCTTCGTTGACATGCAGGGTAAAATTCATACCCAAGTATGCGCCGACCGGCCCCAGCTACGCTCGTGCATTTTTGAACACGTTTACCTGGCGCGTCCCGACTCGATTCTCGACGGCGCTTATGTATACGGCACCCGCATGCAAATGGGCCGTAAACTCGGCGATCGCGTGCTTAACGAATGGCCCGACCATGATATCGACGTGGTGATTCCGATTCCCGATACGTCGCGTACCTCGGCGTTGGAAATGGCGCAACATCTCGGCGTCACCTATCGTGAAGGGTTCATGAAGAACCGCTATATCGGCCGCACCTTCATTATGCCGGGGCAGACCCAGCGCAAGAAATCGGTGCGCCAAAAACTCAATGCCATCGACATTGAGTTTAAAGATAAAAATGTGCTGCTGGTGGATGACTCGATTGTGCGCGGGACTACCTGCAAGCAGATCATTCAAATGGCTCGCGATGCCGGGGCTCGTAATGTGTATTTTGCCTCCGCCGCACCGCCGGTGCGTTACCCCAACGTTTATGGCATTGACATGCCAGCGGCATCAGAGCTGATTGCCCATGGGCGTACGGAAGAAGAAGTTGGCCAATTAATAGGCGCGGATCGCATCTTCTACCAGGATTTAGAAGACTTAAAAGATGCCTGTCGTGAAGTAAATCCCGAGATGGAAGCCTTTGACTGCTCGGTGTTTGACGGTAACTACGTCACCGGTGACATTGATGACGCCTACTTGGCGGTGCTGGAAGCCAGCCGTAACGACCTGGCCAAAGACCAGAGCGCAGGTGACCATGCCCTTGTCGATATGCATAATCAGGATGATGACGATCTGGATGACTAG
- the trpA gene encoding tryptophan synthase subunit alpha produces the protein MNRIDQRFSELKQQGRKALIPYITAGDPAPQYTVGFMHALVEAGADIIELGVPFSDPMADGPVIQKACERAIKQGTRLVDLLDMVAEFRQTDATTPVVLMGYLNPFERIGYETFADKAANVGVDGVLTVDMPPEEADIFGPLLKARDLAAIFLVAPTTSHARAATICAHGEGYLYYVSLKGVTGAATLNADDVAEHLAPLRGMTDLPLCVGFGIRDGATAAEVAKVADGVIVGSALVNRIAESADAPDTIAAQLKQVLGEMRAAMDA, from the coding sequence ATGAACCGTATTGATCAGCGTTTCAGTGAACTTAAGCAGCAGGGCCGTAAGGCCCTAATCCCTTACATTACCGCTGGGGACCCTGCGCCTCAGTATACCGTCGGCTTTATGCACGCTCTGGTGGAAGCCGGTGCGGATATCATTGAGTTAGGCGTACCGTTCTCCGACCCAATGGCGGATGGCCCGGTCATTCAAAAAGCCTGTGAACGCGCAATCAAACAAGGCACTCGGTTAGTCGACCTGCTCGATATGGTGGCCGAGTTTCGCCAAACCGATGCCACCACGCCTGTGGTACTGATGGGCTATCTCAACCCCTTCGAACGGATTGGCTACGAAACCTTTGCTGATAAAGCAGCGAACGTGGGCGTCGACGGTGTATTGACCGTGGATATGCCGCCCGAGGAAGCGGATATTTTCGGTCCGCTTTTGAAAGCACGTGATTTAGCGGCGATTTTTCTCGTTGCACCTACCACTTCCCATGCACGGGCCGCTACAATATGCGCCCACGGTGAGGGGTATCTGTACTATGTATCGCTCAAGGGCGTGACGGGTGCGGCGACACTTAATGCTGATGACGTGGCTGAGCACTTGGCGCCGTTGCGTGGTATGACCGACTTACCATTGTGTGTTGGGTTCGGTATCCGCGACGGCGCGACAGCCGCAGAAGTCGCCAAGGTGGCCGATGGCGTGATTGTCGGCAGTGCGCTGGTCAACCGGATTGCCGAGAGTGCTGATGCGCCGGACACCATCGCTGCCCAGTTAAAACAAGTGCTCGGCGAAATGCGGGCGGCCATGGATGCTTAA
- the trpB gene encoding tryptophan synthase subunit beta — translation MTVSATGASETVPKTRFSELTKMPDARGHFGPYGGRFVSETLSFALEELEKTYLSLRDDPDFQAKFDRDLAHFVGRPSPLYHAERWSQALGGAQIWLKREDLNHTGAHKVNNTIGQALLAKKTGKPRVIAETGAGQHGVATATVAARLGLECDVYMGAADVERQKLNVYRMHLLGARVIPVESGTRTLKDAMNEALRDWVTNVDNTFYIIGTVAGPHPYPQLVRDFNAVVGREARRQSLEQIGRLPDALVACVGGGSNAIGLFYPFVEDDDVAMYGVEAGGDGVETGRHAAPLSSNAPRGVLHGNRTYLMSDEAGQVSDTHSISAGLDYPGVGPEHALWKDVGRVNYVAANDNDVLVAFRELTHMEGIMPALETAHALAYAKVLAPTMRSDQHIIINLSGRGDKDIMTVAKIDGIEF, via the coding sequence GTGACTGTCTCAGCAACTGGTGCTTCTGAAACCGTTCCGAAAACACGTTTCAGTGAACTGACTAAAATGCCGGATGCCCGTGGTCATTTTGGCCCCTATGGCGGCCGGTTTGTGTCAGAAACTCTGAGCTTTGCCTTGGAAGAGTTGGAGAAGACATATTTAAGTCTACGTGACGATCCCGACTTTCAGGCCAAGTTTGACCGTGATTTAGCCCATTTTGTAGGGCGGCCCTCGCCGCTCTATCACGCCGAGCGGTGGTCGCAGGCGTTGGGTGGGGCCCAAATTTGGCTGAAGCGCGAAGACCTGAACCATACCGGTGCTCACAAGGTAAATAACACGATTGGCCAAGCGTTGCTGGCCAAAAAAACGGGCAAACCAAGAGTCATTGCGGAAACCGGCGCTGGGCAGCACGGCGTTGCAACCGCTACTGTTGCGGCACGCCTGGGCCTTGAGTGCGATGTTTACATGGGGGCTGCGGACGTTGAGCGTCAGAAACTGAATGTGTATCGCATGCACTTGCTTGGCGCGCGGGTGATTCCGGTTGAGTCGGGCACCCGCACGCTAAAAGATGCCATGAACGAAGCGCTGCGCGACTGGGTCACCAACGTTGATAATACGTTCTACATTATCGGGACCGTTGCGGGACCTCATCCTTATCCGCAGTTGGTGCGTGATTTCAACGCGGTAGTGGGTCGCGAGGCGCGTCGCCAGTCGCTGGAGCAGATCGGCCGACTGCCGGATGCTCTGGTCGCTTGCGTGGGTGGTGGCTCCAACGCCATTGGCCTGTTCTATCCCTTTGTGGAAGACGATGATGTCGCCATGTACGGTGTTGAAGCCGGTGGTGATGGAGTTGAAACAGGGCGTCATGCGGCACCGTTGTCGTCTAACGCGCCGCGCGGTGTACTGCATGGAAACCGTACTTACCTGATGTCGGACGAAGCCGGGCAGGTATCGGATACTCACTCGATTTCAGCCGGGTTGGATTACCCTGGGGTGGGGCCCGAGCATGCCCTTTGGAAAGACGTCGGGCGGGTAAACTATGTCGCGGCGAATGATAACGATGTGTTGGTGGCTTTCCGCGAGCTCACCCACATGGAAGGCATCATGCCTGCTCTTGAGACCGCACACGCGTTGGCCTATGCCAAGGTTTTGGCACCCACCATGCGTTCTGATCAACATATCATCATCAATTTATCAGGTCGCGGTGACAAGGATATTATGACGGTAGCCAAAATTGACGGCATCGAATTTTAA
- the accD gene encoding acetyl-CoA carboxylase, carboxyltransferase subunit beta, whose protein sequence is MSWLDKIVPSMGRIQRKDRRASVPDGLWRKCPKCEAVLYLPELEKHHSVCPKCEHHLRLTARKRLDWFLDKTGREEIAADIEPVDRLKFRDSKKYKDRLAAAQKETGEKDALVAMRGELNGLPVVAVAFEFTFMGGSMGAVVGEKFVRAATLALESRVPLVCFAASGGARMQEALFSLMQMAKTSAALEKLKQEGVPYISVLTDPVFGGVSASLAMLGDLNIAEPNALIGFAGPRVIEQTVRETLPEGFQRSEFLLEHGTVDMIVHRHDMRERVGSVLRKLTHLPVADDESSSEETVFSEPVVDEPQVTDYAEDPEWIEAINGSSESDSAKRDDSSRNV, encoded by the coding sequence ATGAGCTGGCTAGATAAGATTGTGCCCTCCATGGGGCGTATCCAGCGTAAGGACCGTCGCGCTAGCGTTCCCGATGGTCTCTGGCGTAAATGCCCCAAGTGCGAAGCCGTTCTCTATCTTCCTGAGTTAGAGAAACATCACAGCGTTTGCCCTAAATGCGAGCATCATTTGCGTTTAACCGCACGCAAGCGCTTGGATTGGTTTCTAGACAAAACGGGCCGCGAGGAAATCGCCGCCGACATTGAGCCGGTTGACCGCCTCAAGTTCCGCGATTCCAAAAAATACAAAGACCGTTTAGCTGCGGCGCAAAAAGAGACCGGCGAAAAAGACGCGTTGGTCGCCATGCGCGGTGAGTTAAATGGTCTTCCTGTAGTGGCCGTGGCATTCGAGTTTACCTTTATGGGTGGCTCTATGGGCGCGGTGGTTGGTGAGAAGTTTGTACGCGCCGCCACTTTGGCACTGGAGTCTCGCGTGCCGTTGGTCTGCTTTGCGGCATCCGGTGGGGCGCGTATGCAAGAAGCGCTGTTCTCGCTGATGCAGATGGCGAAAACCTCGGCTGCCCTTGAAAAGTTAAAGCAAGAAGGCGTGCCCTATATTTCGGTGCTGACCGATCCGGTGTTTGGAGGTGTGTCAGCATCGCTTGCCATGCTGGGCGACCTCAATATCGCCGAGCCTAATGCGTTGATTGGTTTTGCCGGCCCGCGGGTTATTGAGCAAACCGTTCGCGAAACCCTACCCGAAGGCTTCCAGCGTAGCGAGTTTCTGCTTGAGCACGGCACGGTGGACATGATCGTGCATCGTCACGATATGCGCGAGCGTGTAGGAAGTGTGCTGCGCAAGCTGACCCATCTGCCTGTGGCGGATGACGAATCTTCAAGCGAAGAAACCGTTTTCTCCGAACCAGTGGTAGATGAGCCCCAGGTGACCGATTACGCCGAAGACCCCGAGTGGATCGAGGCAATTAACGGCAGCAGCGAGTCGGATTCTGCCAAGCGCGACGATTCCTCTCGCAATGTCTAA